A single window of Streptococcus cristatus ATCC 51100 DNA harbors:
- a CDS encoding M20/M25/M40 family metallo-hydrolase — protein MKQYIQDIFDQSMAIESFTHTSSERKIEAFLQERIGEIPYFQEHPEQFGCYQIPNDFYNRSVNWALVKRDTADTVILFHHHDTVDIEDFGSLKDWAFDNQSLKEKLPSISSDSDLLADIASDKWQFGRGSCDMKAALAMQLGVVERYSQIQSGQVNLLYLSVGDEESYSQGMRAATALLAELKERFQLHYLLAVDSEPFESQSAEEKVLHVGTVGKLMPVVVTQGILSHMKEPLKGINALSLLAKVAEKIDLNPALSDMAYGERSPLPSWSYLRDLKDNYDVSTVLRAAGYFSVLYLEKSPSELLATIKNLSQEAVEDFYQNYCQLQKVYEENKLVAKPHVLTYQELLQECQEKVGFEDTLQQIYEEAQQALQEGASYQEISIQNIQKVLDFYDRKEALVVLAIAPPYYPSMNCRRLSDSPISIEKVVQLYGDFLDKEAGCQLQVDEFFMGICDLSYCALEKPATEYQDLIASMPVPENLYHLDFPEIAANHIPGINLGPWGKDLHQLTERVYEQDMLETIPNFLLYLLENAQSFKV, from the coding sequence ATGAAACAGTATATTCAAGATATTTTTGACCAAAGTATGGCGATTGAAAGTTTTACCCATACTAGTTCTGAGCGGAAGATTGAAGCATTTCTTCAGGAGCGGATAGGGGAGATTCCTTATTTTCAGGAGCATCCAGAACAGTTTGGATGCTATCAGATTCCAAATGATTTTTATAACCGTAGTGTCAACTGGGCTCTGGTCAAGCGAGATACGGCTGACACCGTGATTCTTTTTCATCATCATGATACAGTGGACATTGAGGACTTTGGCAGTCTCAAAGACTGGGCTTTTGATAATCAGTCCCTTAAAGAAAAACTGCCCTCCATTTCTTCAGATTCAGATCTTTTAGCGGATATTGCGTCGGACAAATGGCAGTTCGGTCGGGGCTCTTGCGACATGAAGGCGGCTCTGGCCATGCAGCTGGGAGTGGTGGAAAGATACAGTCAGATACAGTCTGGTCAGGTCAATTTGCTCTATTTGTCGGTCGGAGATGAGGAGTCCTATTCCCAAGGCATGCGGGCAGCAACAGCCTTGCTTGCTGAATTGAAGGAGCGCTTCCAGCTTCATTACCTTCTGGCTGTGGATTCTGAGCCTTTTGAGAGCCAGTCAGCGGAGGAAAAGGTGCTTCATGTAGGAACAGTTGGCAAGTTGATGCCAGTTGTCGTGACTCAGGGTATCCTTTCTCACATGAAAGAGCCACTCAAGGGGATTAATGCCCTGTCCTTGCTGGCCAAGGTTGCTGAAAAAATTGACCTTAATCCGGCTCTATCCGACATGGCCTACGGAGAACGCTCGCCCCTACCATCATGGTCCTATCTGCGTGATTTGAAGGACAATTATGATGTGTCAACTGTGCTGCGTGCTGCAGGCTATTTCAGCGTCCTTTATTTAGAAAAGAGTCCAAGTGAGCTGCTGGCGACCATAAAGAATCTCAGTCAGGAAGCAGTGGAGGACTTTTATCAAAACTACTGTCAGTTGCAGAAGGTTTATGAAGAAAACAAGCTTGTAGCGAAACCGCACGTGCTGACCTATCAGGAATTACTGCAAGAATGCCAAGAAAAAGTCGGTTTTGAAGACACTTTGCAGCAAATTTATGAGGAAGCGCAACAAGCCTTGCAAGAGGGTGCCTCCTATCAAGAAATCAGCATTCAAAATATCCAGAAAGTGTTAGATTTCTACGACCGTAAGGAAGCTTTGGTGGTCTTAGCGATCGCGCCGCCTTACTATCCATCCATGAATTGTCGTCGTCTGTCGGACAGTCCGATTAGTATTGAAAAGGTCGTTCAACTTTATGGGGATTTTCTGGACAAGGAAGCTGGTTGTCAGCTCCAAGTGGACGAATTCTTCATGGGAATCTGTGACCTTAGTTACTGTGCCTTAGAGAAGCCTGCCACTGAATACCAAGACCTGATTGCCAGTATGCCTGTACCTGAGAATCTCTATCATCTGGATTTCCCAGAAATTGCAGCCAATCATATCCCCGGTATCAATCTCGGTCCATGGGGCAAGGACTTGCATCAGCTGACCGAGCGTGTCTATGAGCAGGACATGCTGGAAACCATTCCCAATTTCTTGCTCTATCTGCTGGAAAATGCTCAATCTTTCAAGGTTTAA
- a CDS encoding cytidine deaminase: MATTDLIDLVVETTKNAYVPYSHFPVGAVLVAKNGQVFTGVNIENASFGLTNCAERTAIFKAVSEGFLDFEELIVYGETEKPISPCGACRQVMAEFFNQDLPVTLVAKDKSTVVMTVKELLPYSFTDLT, encoded by the coding sequence ATGGCGACTACTGATTTGATTGATTTAGTTGTAGAAACCACGAAGAATGCCTATGTTCCATACTCTCATTTCCCTGTCGGAGCTGTTTTAGTAGCTAAAAATGGACAAGTTTTCACAGGTGTCAATATCGAAAATGCTAGTTTCGGCTTGACCAATTGTGCAGAGCGAACAGCCATTTTTAAAGCTGTTTCTGAAGGCTTTTTAGACTTTGAGGAATTAATTGTTTACGGAGAAACGGAAAAACCGATCTCTCCGTGTGGTGCCTGCCGCCAAGTAATGGCAGAGTTTTTTAATCAGGATTTACCAGTGACCTTGGTCGCTAAAGATAAATCGACGGTCGTGATGACGGTCAAGGAGTTACTTCCATACTCTTTTACAGACTTAACTTGA
- a CDS encoding CPBP family intramembrane glutamic endopeptidase: MTILSKIRPSQPLKELKWFDILVITLLMFGQFIYRSTELYLASFAPTATTAATETISNTASEGAAFSSNFNLQLLMLVLTILYLLLRRFDFKQLPIRLSWSVLLWTLLIFAAVGFFGDIVMTLSGEYNYFDPTLWSYIDLLEIFRKFADLTPMTILYALLNGFYEEFFFLGLMTSVKDKYKWWALAYSTIIRISFHTYQGMLWALVIGVVYGLFYYFLYKYKVKNLLPFFLMHALADMFGSSLMYVLISWRS; this comes from the coding sequence ATGACTATTTTATCAAAAATCCGCCCATCACAGCCTCTGAAAGAGCTGAAATGGTTTGACATTCTTGTGATTACTCTGCTCATGTTTGGTCAATTCATCTACAGATCAACCGAGCTTTACCTGGCTAGCTTTGCACCGACAGCGACGACAGCAGCAACTGAAACAATCAGCAATACAGCTAGCGAAGGCGCAGCATTCTCAAGCAATTTCAATCTTCAGCTCCTGATGCTGGTCTTGACCATTCTTTACCTATTGCTTCGGCGCTTTGACTTTAAGCAGCTCCCTATCCGCCTGAGCTGGTCGGTTCTCCTCTGGACTCTTCTTATTTTTGCCGCAGTAGGATTCTTTGGAGACATCGTGATGACGCTGAGTGGCGAGTATAATTACTTTGATCCGACCCTCTGGTCTTATATAGATTTGCTAGAAATCTTCCGGAAATTTGCTGATCTGACACCAATGACCATCCTCTATGCACTGCTCAATGGCTTCTATGAGGAATTCTTCTTTCTTGGCCTCATGACCTCAGTCAAGGATAAGTATAAGTGGTGGGCACTGGCCTACTCTACCATCATTCGGATTTCTTTCCATACTTATCAAGGAATGCTCTGGGCCTTGGTTATCGGAGTGGTCTATGGTCTCTTCTACTATTTTCTTTACAAGTACAAGGTCAAGAACCTCCTGCCTTTCTTTCTCATGCACGCCTTGGCGGATATGTTTGGCTCCAGCTTGATGTATGTACTGATTAGCTGGCGTTCTTAA
- a CDS encoding ABC transporter ATP-binding protein yields the protein MIEFRDVTKDYDGKLALNHLNLTLESGEIVGLIGHNGAGKSTTIKSLVSVINPTQGQIFVDGKELSSNRLEIKKKIGYVADSPDLFLRLTANEFWELVATSYDMTTAEVEARLGELLAIFDFASHRYEVIESFSHGMRQKVFVIGALLSDPDIWVLDEPLTGLDPQAAFDLKQMMREHANKGNTVLFSTHVLEVAEQLCDKIAILKKGELIFYGTVEDLKAQHPDQSLETIYLGLAGRREEVSSDAP from the coding sequence ATGATTGAATTTAGAGATGTTACAAAAGACTATGATGGCAAGCTGGCGCTTAACCATTTGAATCTGACCTTGGAAAGCGGTGAGATTGTTGGTCTGATAGGGCATAATGGAGCGGGTAAGTCAACGACCATTAAATCCTTGGTCAGCGTCATCAATCCGACACAGGGACAAATTTTTGTGGACGGCAAGGAGCTATCCAGTAATCGTCTAGAAATCAAGAAAAAAATCGGCTATGTAGCTGATTCTCCTGACCTTTTCTTGCGCCTGACAGCCAATGAATTTTGGGAGCTAGTGGCGACTTCCTACGATATGACTACGGCAGAAGTAGAGGCTCGTTTGGGTGAATTGCTGGCTATCTTTGACTTTGCTAGCCATCGCTATGAAGTAATTGAGTCGTTTTCACACGGTATGCGGCAGAAGGTCTTTGTCATTGGTGCCCTTTTGTCCGATCCAGATATCTGGGTCTTGGATGAGCCTTTGACAGGCTTGGATCCTCAGGCAGCTTTTGATCTCAAGCAGATGATGCGTGAGCATGCTAACAAGGGAAATACAGTTCTGTTTTCAACCCACGTGTTAGAAGTGGCTGAGCAGCTATGCGACAAGATTGCCATTCTCAAAAAAGGAGAGCTGATATTCTACGGAACGGTTGAAGACCTAAAAGCCCAGCATCCAGACCAGTCCCTCGAAACCATCTATCTAGGTCTGGCTGGCCGCAGAGAAGAGGTGAGTTCAGATGCGCCTTAA
- the rpsT gene encoding 30S ribosomal protein S20 — translation MANIKSAIKRAELNVKQNEKNSAQKSAMRTAIKAFEANPSEELFRAASSAIDKAETKGLIHKNKASRDKARLSAKLAK, via the coding sequence TTGGCAAACATTAAGTCAGCTATCAAACGCGCTGAATTGAACGTTAAACAAAACGAAAAAAACTCAGCTCAAAAATCAGCTATGCGTACTGCAATCAAAGCATTTGAAGCAAACCCGTCTGAAGAACTTTTCCGTGCTGCTAGCTCAGCTATCGATAAAGCAGAAACAAAAGGTTTGATCCACAAAAACAAAGCAAGCCGCGATAAAGCACGTCTTTCAGCTAAACTTGCTAAATAA
- a CDS encoding class I SAM-dependent methyltransferase, with protein sequence MTKMYFAENPDAKHDIHELKVELSGQQMTFLTDAGVFSKKMIDYGSRVLLSALEFNKKETLLDVGCGYGTLGLTLAKAQELEVTLVDINQRALDLARKNADANQVSADIFQSNVYEHVTGQFHHIISNPPIRAGKQVVHEVISGSYDHLLADGDLTIVIQKKQGAPSAKAKMEEVFGNCETLKKDKGYYILRSVK encoded by the coding sequence ATGACTAAAATGTATTTTGCAGAAAATCCGGATGCCAAACATGACATTCATGAATTAAAAGTGGAATTATCAGGACAACAGATGACCTTTTTAACAGATGCTGGTGTCTTTAGTAAAAAAATGATCGATTACGGCAGTCGAGTGTTGTTGTCTGCCTTGGAATTTAACAAAAAAGAAACGCTGCTGGATGTGGGTTGCGGCTATGGAACGCTGGGCCTGACTCTGGCTAAAGCGCAAGAGCTGGAAGTTACTCTCGTGGATATCAATCAGCGAGCGCTAGACTTGGCTAGAAAGAATGCGGATGCGAACCAAGTATCTGCAGATATTTTCCAGTCCAATGTTTACGAACATGTGACCGGACAATTCCATCATATTATCAGCAATCCACCGATTCGGGCTGGTAAGCAGGTGGTGCATGAAGTTATTTCAGGTAGCTATGATCACTTGTTAGCGGATGGGGATTTGACGATTGTCATCCAAAAGAAACAAGGAGCTCCTAGTGCTAAAGCCAAGATGGAAGAAGTGTTTGGCAACTGCGAGACTCTCAAGAAGGACAAAGGTTATTATATCCTAAGGAGTGTGAAATAA
- the deoC gene encoding deoxyribose-phosphate aldolase gives MKLNKYIDHTLLKPDASQEQIETLIEEAKKYDFASVCVNPTWVSFAAQVLKGTDVKVCTVISFPLGANTPELKAFETSDAIQNGADEVDMVINIGALKSRNFDLVERDIRAVVEAAKGTLVKVIIETCLLTDDEKVKACQIAQKAGADFVKTSTGFSTGGATVEDVALMRKTVGPDMEVKASGGARSYEDALAFIKAGATRIGASSGVAIMEGDVANGDY, from the coding sequence ATGAAATTAAACAAATACATTGACCATACGCTTTTGAAACCTGATGCAAGTCAGGAGCAGATTGAAACCTTGATTGAGGAAGCAAAGAAATACGACTTTGCGAGCGTCTGTGTCAATCCGACTTGGGTGAGTTTTGCTGCGCAAGTATTGAAAGGGACAGATGTTAAAGTCTGTACGGTCATTAGTTTTCCTCTGGGAGCAAATACTCCGGAGCTCAAAGCTTTTGAAACGAGTGATGCCATCCAAAACGGAGCGGATGAAGTCGACATGGTCATCAATATCGGTGCTCTAAAGTCTCGAAACTTTGATTTAGTTGAAAGAGACATTCGAGCTGTTGTGGAAGCTGCCAAAGGAACCTTGGTCAAGGTCATTATTGAGACCTGTCTCTTGACAGATGATGAGAAAGTGAAAGCTTGTCAAATTGCTCAGAAAGCTGGTGCGGATTTTGTCAAGACATCTACTGGCTTCTCAACTGGTGGTGCAACCGTTGAGGACGTAGCTTTGATGCGTAAGACAGTTGGGCCAGATATGGAAGTCAAGGCTTCTGGTGGTGCCCGTTCTTACGAAGATGCACTTGCCTTTATCAAAGCTGGTGCGACTCGCATTGGAGCATCCTCTGGTGTAGCGATTATGGAGGGAGACGTGGCTAATGGCGACTACTGA
- the yaaA gene encoding peroxide stress protein YaaA: MKILIPTAKEMNENQSSLGRSQLTPKSKTIIEELLQFSVKELETLYKISPQMAEIEYQRIQNLSKNEAETYPALHLFDGLMYRNIKRKDWTQEESSYIQEHLLLTSSLYGVIPALTPIAPHRLDFLVGLKPNGQTLKKFWREEYTKAVADEDMLLSLLSSEFEDVFEKSVREKMLRFKFLEEKSGKLKSHSTISKKARGQFLTALMEAQVDNLEQIKQLSFADFAYRADLSDDKELVFVKEE, from the coding sequence ATGAAGATTTTAATTCCGACTGCCAAAGAAATGAATGAAAATCAGAGTTCGCTGGGGCGCTCCCAGTTGACGCCTAAAAGCAAAACTATAATAGAAGAGTTGTTGCAATTCTCAGTCAAGGAGCTGGAAACATTATACAAAATCAGTCCGCAGATGGCTGAAATAGAATACCAGCGAATTCAAAACCTGAGCAAGAATGAAGCGGAGACCTATCCAGCCTTGCACTTATTTGACGGGCTTATGTATCGCAATATCAAGCGAAAAGATTGGACACAAGAGGAGAGTTCCTACATTCAGGAGCATTTGCTTTTAACTTCTAGTCTATATGGGGTCATTCCTGCCCTTACTCCGATTGCCCCTCATCGGTTGGATTTTTTGGTGGGGCTAAAGCCCAATGGTCAAACGCTGAAAAAATTTTGGCGGGAAGAGTATACAAAAGCGGTAGCGGATGAAGATATGCTGCTTTCGCTCTTGTCCAGTGAATTTGAGGATGTTTTTGAAAAATCCGTCAGAGAGAAGATGCTTCGGTTCAAGTTTTTAGAAGAAAAATCTGGCAAACTTAAAAGTCATTCTACTATTTCTAAAAAAGCGCGTGGGCAGTTTTTGACTGCTTTGATGGAAGCCCAGGTTGATAATCTTGAGCAGATCAAACAGCTCTCTTTTGCAGATTTTGCCTATCGAGCGGATCTTTCAGATGATAAAGAATTAGTTTTTGTAAAAGAAGAATAA
- the coaA gene encoding type I pantothenate kinase — translation MTNEFLHFEKISRQTWQNLHRKKNPPLTESELNSIKSFNDKISLQDVTDVYLPLTNLIQIYKRSKEDLAFSKGIFLQKESKRQPFIIGVSGSVAVGKSTISRLLQILLSRTFTNATVELVTTDGFLYPNQTLIETGILNRKGFPESYNMELLLDFLDRIKNGQNYEIPVYSHEIYDIVPNDKQEIKAADFVIVEGINVFQNPQNERLYMTDFFDFSIYVDAEVENIESWYLDRFKKLLALAKHDTNNYYHRFTTQPEEEVMALAHNIWETINLVNLLDYIEPTRNRAEVILHKAKNHEIDEIYLKK, via the coding sequence ATGACTAACGAATTTCTTCATTTTGAAAAAATCAGCCGCCAAACTTGGCAGAATCTGCATCGAAAGAAAAATCCACCGCTCACTGAGTCCGAACTCAATTCTATCAAGAGTTTCAATGACAAAATCAGTCTACAGGATGTGACAGATGTTTATCTGCCTCTGACAAATCTCATTCAGATTTATAAACGTTCCAAAGAAGATCTCGCCTTTTCAAAAGGTATTTTTCTACAAAAGGAAAGCAAAAGGCAGCCCTTTATTATCGGAGTATCTGGCAGTGTTGCCGTTGGAAAATCAACGATTAGCCGCCTATTACAAATCCTCCTGTCACGGACTTTTACAAATGCCACCGTTGAATTAGTGACGACAGATGGCTTTCTCTATCCTAATCAAACTCTGATTGAAACAGGTATCTTAAATCGCAAAGGCTTCCCTGAAAGCTATAATATGGAACTCTTGCTGGACTTTTTAGACCGCATTAAAAATGGTCAAAACTATGAAATTCCCGTCTACTCGCACGAAATTTATGATATTGTCCCAAATGATAAGCAGGAGATTAAGGCAGCTGACTTTGTCATCGTGGAAGGTATCAATGTTTTCCAAAATCCGCAAAATGAACGCCTTTATATGACTGACTTTTTCGACTTCTCTATCTACGTAGATGCCGAAGTCGAAAATATCGAGTCTTGGTATCTGGATCGCTTTAAAAAATTATTGGCACTAGCCAAGCATGACACGAATAATTACTACCATCGCTTTACAACTCAGCCTGAAGAAGAAGTCATGGCGCTGGCCCATAATATCTGGGAAACAATCAATCTGGTGAATCTATTAGACTATATTGAGCCAACTCGTAATAGAGCCGAAGTGATTTTGCACAAGGCTAAAAATCATGAAATTGACGAAATCTATCTAAAAAAATAA
- a CDS encoding pyrimidine-nucleoside phosphorylase, with protein MRAVDIIQKKRDGLELSSQEIEWLIEGYVAGTVPDYQMSAFAMAVYFKGMTTREISDLTMAMVGTGQQFDLSAISGIKVDKHSTGGVGDKVTLILAPLVASFGVPVAKMSGRGLGHTGGTIDKLESVKGYQVERNQEDFIKQVQEIGVSVIGQSDQLVKADKLLYALRDVTATVDTIPLIASSVMSKKIAAGADSILLDVTVGEGAFMKNLEDARVLARTMVDLGKAVGRRTVAVITDMSQPLGTSIGNRLEILEALEILQGQGREDITDFICELARIMLDLANIEKSVSEIREHLTNGAALKKFEEMIAAQGGDLEDLYRPSQAAYVAEVRAEQSGFITELPAMEFGLFAMRLGAGRAVKSDKLDYETGIVFEKKVGETVEIGEIVAKIYANEKISQELVTEFQKNVRIGSESVAVSEIVEVIA; from the coding sequence ATGCGGGCAGTTGATATTATTCAAAAGAAACGAGATGGACTAGAATTGTCCAGTCAAGAGATTGAATGGCTGATTGAGGGGTATGTAGCTGGAACAGTACCAGATTACCAGATGTCAGCCTTTGCCATGGCTGTTTACTTTAAAGGAATGACTACAAGAGAAATTTCTGATTTGACCATGGCCATGGTAGGTACAGGCCAGCAGTTCGACCTGTCAGCTATTTCAGGGATTAAGGTCGATAAGCATTCGACTGGTGGAGTGGGAGATAAGGTTACCTTAATCTTGGCTCCTCTAGTAGCTAGCTTTGGAGTACCCGTTGCTAAGATGAGCGGTCGAGGCTTGGGACACACGGGCGGTACCATAGACAAGCTCGAGTCTGTCAAGGGCTACCAGGTAGAGCGCAATCAGGAAGATTTCATCAAGCAGGTTCAGGAGATTGGTGTATCCGTCATCGGTCAGTCAGACCAGCTAGTTAAGGCAGACAAGCTTCTCTATGCCCTGCGTGATGTGACCGCTACAGTTGATACCATTCCTTTGATTGCCAGTTCGGTTATGAGCAAGAAAATCGCCGCTGGTGCAGACAGCATCTTACTGGATGTAACCGTCGGTGAAGGTGCCTTTATGAAAAATCTAGAGGATGCCCGTGTCCTAGCCCGTACCATGGTAGACTTGGGTAAGGCTGTCGGACGTAGAACAGTTGCAGTCATTACGGATATGAGTCAGCCTTTAGGTACTAGCATTGGCAATCGTTTGGAAATCCTAGAAGCGCTGGAAATCCTTCAAGGACAAGGACGCGAAGACATTACGGACTTTATCTGCGAGCTCGCTCGGATTATGCTTGATTTGGCTAATATTGAGAAGTCAGTTTCTGAAATTAGAGAGCATCTGACAAATGGAGCGGCTTTGAAAAAATTTGAAGAGATGATTGCGGCTCAAGGTGGAGATCTAGAGGACTTGTATCGACCATCCCAAGCGGCATATGTGGCTGAAGTGAGAGCAGAGCAATCTGGCTTTATCACAGAGCTTCCAGCTATGGAATTTGGCTTGTTTGCGATGAGATTAGGAGCAGGCCGAGCGGTCAAATCTGATAAACTAGATTATGAAACTGGTATCGTGTTTGAAAAAAAGGTTGGCGAAACAGTCGAAATTGGGGAAATTGTTGCAAAAATTTACGCAAATGAAAAAATTTCTCAAGAACTAGTTACAGAATTCCAAAAAAATGTTAGAATAGGTAGTGAAAGCGTTGCAGTAAGCGAGATTGTCGAAGTGATCGCTTAA
- a CDS encoding TraX family protein produces the protein MKKMIDNSSLKLLAMLAMLIDHIAWVSFPLATNMNILSTNWLANSMHIIGRLAFPVFAFCIAEGYRHSHDVSKYMRRLGLLALISIIPFSLMGWVTGLGFIMQNTVVTLFLGLCALYYSDQQTATWRKVLIILLCFTLSIIADGGLTGGVFGIYAFAKIKDPIFRKIGGVLVLNSVQILILAFNFSYDGLADLAATCLLFLLVTSFYNGQKGANIGKVFYWFYPLHLLALSLFRIAFLLFLM, from the coding sequence ATGAAAAAAATGATTGACAATAGCAGTTTGAAACTGCTTGCTATGCTTGCAATGCTGATTGACCATATCGCCTGGGTATCTTTTCCACTTGCTACCAATATGAATATTCTCTCTACTAACTGGCTGGCCAATAGTATGCACATAATAGGCCGCTTGGCTTTTCCAGTCTTTGCCTTTTGTATCGCGGAAGGATATCGGCACAGTCATGATGTGAGCAAGTATATGAGACGATTGGGGCTGCTGGCTCTTATCAGTATCATCCCTTTCTCTCTGATGGGCTGGGTTACTGGTCTTGGCTTTATCATGCAAAATACGGTTGTTACTCTCTTTTTGGGGCTCTGTGCTCTTTATTACAGTGATCAGCAAACAGCAACCTGGAGAAAAGTTCTAATTATTCTACTCTGTTTTACTCTGTCCATTATCGCTGACGGCGGACTGACGGGAGGAGTTTTTGGTATCTATGCCTTTGCAAAGATTAAAGACCCAATCTTCCGAAAAATTGGCGGTGTCTTGGTACTGAACAGTGTGCAAATCCTAATTTTGGCCTTCAATTTCTCCTATGATGGTCTGGCTGATCTGGCTGCCACCTGTCTTCTGTTTCTCCTCGTGACCTCTTTCTACAACGGTCAAAAAGGGGCCAATATTGGAAAAGTATTTTACTGGTTTTACCCCCTTCATTTGCTCGCCCTGTCTCTGTTTCGAATTGCCTTTCTCTTATTTCTAATGTAG
- the trhA gene encoding PAQR family membrane homeostasis protein TrhA, producing MNYALKLSKQLSFGEEIANAVTHAVGAVLMLILLPISAIYSYEGHGLVSAVGTSIFVISLFLMFLSSTIYHSMSYGSTHKYILRIIDHSMIYIAIAGSYTPVVLSLMNDWRGYLIIVIQWGTTIFGILYKIFAKKVNEKFSLALYLIMGWLVIFIIPQIIGQTGPVFWGLMLAGGLCYTVGAGFYAKKKPYFHMIWHLFILAASALQYLAIVYFM from the coding sequence ATGAACTACGCGCTTAAACTCAGTAAACAACTCTCTTTTGGAGAGGAAATTGCCAATGCTGTCACTCATGCCGTCGGAGCTGTTTTGATGCTGATTCTCCTGCCCATCTCTGCTATTTACAGTTATGAAGGGCATGGCCTCGTTTCTGCTGTTGGCACTTCTATCTTTGTCATTAGCCTTTTCCTCATGTTTCTTTCTTCTACCATTTACCACTCCATGTCCTACGGCTCTACCCACAAATACATCCTGCGGATTATTGACCACTCCATGATTTACATCGCTATCGCGGGCAGCTATACGCCAGTCGTCCTTTCACTCATGAATGACTGGCGGGGCTATCTGATTATCGTGATTCAGTGGGGAACGACCATCTTTGGTATTCTCTACAAGATCTTTGCCAAGAAGGTCAATGAGAAATTCAGCCTAGCTCTCTATCTAATTATGGGCTGGCTGGTGATCTTTATCATTCCACAGATTATCGGACAAACTGGGCCAGTGTTTTGGGGACTGATGCTAGCAGGCGGTCTTTGCTACACAGTCGGCGCTGGTTTTTATGCCAAAAAGAAGCCCTACTTCCACATGATTTGGCATCTCTTCATCCTAGCTGCCTCTGCCCTCCAATACCTAGCAATTGTCTATTTCATGTAA
- a CDS encoding DNA topology modulation protein, with translation MKIAIIGYSGSGKSTLAQQLGHFHHIPVLHLDTIRFEENWQTRSQDQVKDDLADFLKREQSWVIDGNYSFACFEERMAQADQIIFMNFSRWNCLYRAFKRYLKYRNQVRESMASGCTERLDWEFIRWILWDGRTRETKNLYEKVRQTYPEKFIELQNQKQLSDYVKESGTKV, from the coding sequence ATGAAGATTGCTATCATCGGCTACTCAGGCTCTGGCAAGTCAACCTTAGCCCAGCAGTTAGGCCACTTCCACCATATTCCCGTGCTTCATCTGGATACGATTCGGTTTGAAGAAAACTGGCAGACTCGTAGCCAAGACCAAGTCAAGGATGATTTAGCGGATTTCCTCAAGCGAGAACAATCCTGGGTCATCGATGGCAACTACTCCTTCGCCTGCTTTGAGGAAAGGATGGCTCAGGCTGATCAGATTATCTTTATGAACTTTTCTCGCTGGAACTGCCTCTATCGCGCCTTCAAACGCTACCTCAAATACCGAAATCAGGTACGAGAGAGTATGGCTTCTGGCTGTACTGAAAGACTAGATTGGGAATTCATCCGCTGGATCCTTTGGGATGGAAGGACAAGAGAGACTAAAAATCTCTATGAAAAAGTTCGTCAGACCTATCCTGAGAAATTTATCGAATTGCAGAATCAAAAGCAATTATCAGACTATGTAAAAGAATCTGGGACAAAAGTCTAA
- a CDS encoding DUF1836 domain-containing protein has protein sequence METKNLFPRWDELPVLDLYLDQVLLYVNKVCKPAFTASDKGLTASMINNYVKHGYLEKPFKKKYNRQQVARLIAITSLKTVFSIQDIAATLDMLNAETQSEELYNDFVDYMNGRKLEVTPIIASACQTLKLYQQTLAFIQVPEKEADNDELRA, from the coding sequence TTGGAAACGAAAAATCTGTTCCCGAGATGGGATGAATTACCTGTTCTTGACCTGTATCTTGACCAAGTCCTGCTCTACGTCAACAAGGTCTGTAAGCCAGCTTTTACTGCATCCGACAAAGGCTTGACTGCATCCATGATCAATAATTATGTCAAACATGGCTACCTTGAAAAACCTTTCAAGAAAAAATACAATCGCCAGCAAGTTGCCCGCTTGATTGCTATTACAAGTTTGAAAACTGTTTTTTCTATTCAAGATATTGCGGCTACTTTAGATATGCTCAACGCTGAGACCCAGTCTGAAGAGCTCTACAATGATTTTGTGGATTATATGAACGGACGGAAGCTTGAAGTGACGCCCATCATTGCCAGTGCTTGTCAGACCTTAAAACTCTACCAGCAAACCCTTGCTTTTATCCAAGTACCCGAAAAGGAGGCCGATAACGATGAACTACGCGCTTAA